From Jeotgalibaca dankookensis, one genomic window encodes:
- a CDS encoding ISL3 family transposase yields MSHNHFIGKLLGIKDKNIKVDEDNWLKEDVRNGLRCKIISATLTYIPKACKCCGCVNAGSIVKNGTKLTHPLLLDMAGCPTYLELKKQRFLCRECGQTFIAETTMVKKRCHISNDVKHSIAVQGTCNISEKDIAREHRVSNNTVKRVFGAFYNTFRQTYTYLPENLAIDEFKSVKSADGAMSLIICDSDSHRIFDVLEDRRNKSITDYFLRFSQEQRAKVKTVVVDLYGPYQKLFQALFPQAELIIDRFHIVTQVNRALNMARIGFMNTLKKANDLKAKRDYRKLKKYWKLILKKEELLNGTEYRYHRLFKGMVTERGIIDYILSLDEGLRLNYNAYQTIVFTVTHRKPDLFRSFIHEKQRGLSAKMDQALKTFRQSERAIVNALSYDYSNGLVEGINNKIKVIKRTAYGYRNFSNFRNRIFIEYKLLEIKTVA; encoded by the coding sequence TTGTCTCATAATCATTTTATAGGAAAACTACTGGGAATAAAAGATAAAAATATCAAGGTGGATGAAGATAATTGGTTGAAGGAAGACGTACGGAACGGCTTGCGCTGTAAAATCATCTCCGCCACGCTCACCTACATACCGAAAGCGTGTAAATGCTGTGGCTGCGTGAACGCTGGTTCAATCGTAAAGAACGGGACGAAGCTGACCCACCCGCTGCTCCTGGATATGGCGGGATGTCCAACCTACTTAGAATTGAAGAAACAGCGGTTCCTGTGCAGGGAATGCGGACAAACCTTTATTGCGGAAACAACGATGGTCAAAAAACGGTGCCACATCTCGAATGATGTCAAACATTCCATCGCAGTCCAGGGGACGTGTAACATATCTGAAAAGGATATTGCTCGGGAGCACCGTGTATCAAACAACACCGTCAAACGGGTTTTCGGAGCCTTTTATAACACATTCCGTCAAACCTACACCTATCTGCCCGAGAACTTGGCCATCGACGAGTTTAAAAGCGTCAAAAGTGCTGATGGAGCCATGAGTCTAATTATTTGCGATTCCGATAGCCATCGGATTTTCGATGTCCTTGAAGACCGTCGAAACAAGTCAATCACTGATTACTTCCTGCGTTTTTCACAAGAACAACGCGCCAAGGTCAAGACCGTGGTTGTGGACCTGTATGGTCCTTATCAAAAGCTGTTCCAGGCGCTCTTTCCTCAGGCTGAATTGATTATTGACCGTTTCCATATCGTCACGCAGGTAAACCGGGCGCTCAATATGGCACGTATTGGCTTTATGAATACCTTGAAGAAAGCGAATGACTTGAAAGCAAAACGAGATTATAGAAAACTAAAAAAATATTGGAAATTGATTCTGAAAAAAGAAGAACTGTTGAATGGCACAGAATATCGTTATCATAGACTTTTCAAGGGCATGGTGACGGAACGGGGGATCATCGATTATATTCTTTCTTTGGACGAGGGTCTCCGCCTGAATTATAATGCCTACCAAACAATCGTCTTTACCGTTACGCACCGGAAACCGGATTTGTTTCGGTCCTTCATTCATGAGAAACAACGGGGGCTTTCTGCCAAGATGGACCAAGCTTTGAAGACATTCCGCCAATCCGAAAGAGCTATTGTAAACGCACTGAGCTATGACTATTCAAACGGATTAGTGGAAGGGATTAATAATAAAATCAAGGTCATCAAGCGGACAGCCTATGGCTATCGCAACTTTTCTAATTTCCGAAACCGCATCTTCATTGAATATAAATTACTAGAAATAAAAACAGTAGCTTAG